From the Montipora capricornis isolate CH-2021 chromosome 2, ASM3666992v2, whole genome shotgun sequence genome, one window contains:
- the LOC138039133 gene encoding uncharacterized protein — translation MNYSSMTKPIGIMPNHLDLREITFTNLLLLDFNPVKMESKYRVVFNRDMFVLPNKKAMEVVMHFLFSRLHPQLAYEEFRDCWPIRDKFLEQQFRKVCFNWVSRIQKEDPEARFPRIVQSLFHSPGGDRFYTFLHHFSLYVLAKVMQRDHGKVIIIPTFPTKTVHNHSFTHVMSRALEAHYIVLKQRFLQFTQHAVQVENQWKEYAMESTKEYRALVKRKRDLERQVMELNGLTAPRGSNVGIKTDYQEEVEALKRTQQLQQVRDLWSGLTEFYSMQGPQRRIIDSVLQDEANKYKVDAADIQPRVPDLLLRDCEEEIRKRNIQDTYIGGKVNLYSLLQLWNLSLSKIKDQICQDPLPSFHDQSAPVKSAIHTHHAHLTNTIALREAIERTMPAMKETVNKMKSHSYKTVQQQRSRLAEVPILFKLGLVPPSPPVSFAAADTPAAERLSSFNKSLKMSPDAVSTPDVIQGWTKSARIKKLHDQEETSANHAKPVHKMLEPSRLPLPKPQVAKQSRDSALIASKSTQKKNKKKPPAQRHAEESIPYPHYVSPRTQGGRNEPLKVLKPQALLAEQIADAVAKEDSTSSSLSSSNASSRASTPKPQALVDPVGALGQDAFQSRDLIPRTPSKARYDLTQARTEQKPGHLLETILDESTVTTTPSSVQEKPPTERSPQANLSWSDIICRPRLPSTSQNKELLSAQDPPSVPVDAVGSHFDIHNIPDGQYRNSVSFHHLSNGTTPGTVKKYLFEGSFEQGDSLRQQPQTISSHMFPPRTPKAASVPLVTGSSPQLDFWLLPQSSNLNLSGHKDTPTSVGIERHDATSLNGNSPFSGLRFHGGISAQFTGQGEKPTPEGRAGDVEPVHLESGSTLYPTGIPCANPPNTRESAERLNAIQQPWIQRDRWGLHQNSSANRSATKNSLNPVDPALTGGSPLLHLHVTDATDVTASGKNPFASSTEASYGEGLHVLDGTSSGLPETFLTPATHPTPNHSLVSKQSAFENASSSSYDVDTSALIERLNKIKLRQQSISSPHDKLSRSFEASEAATASDTSLLASRLDQIKQARNSQQVTPGANVDGELNTSRASEPALLTPLTPSSRNTPSEDGSKNESVTFSFSSPPEVTSLPESPSSPLERNFFLQSPFKDGEVYTASLQKTPPSPLIDTNVNLKLVEGLKWEETTPNLPQRLVSKTGPTSGEKSSTVRSINGGFRSPVLDITPSSPPKQAYWSSGSNYSPVIIGGVGEQVEQGGLPIVDLTSPYSYGGYSPSDPRSLRQDVLQPPLVGQLINLE, via the exons tgacATGTTTGTACTACCAAACAAGAAGGCCATGGAAGTTGTCATGCACTTCCTGTTTAGCAGGCTTCATCCACAGTTGGCTTATGAGGAGTTTAG AGACTGCTGGCCAATACGTGACAAATTTCTTGAGCAACAGTTCAGAAAAGTCTGCTTTAATTGGGTGTCAAGAATTCAAAAG GAGGACCCAGAAGCAAGGTTTCCAAGAATTGTTCAGTCTCTCTTTCACTCTCCAGGAG GGGATCGTTTCTACACTTTCCTTcatcatttttcattgtatgtTCTTGCAAAGGTTATGCAGCGTGATCATG GCAAAGTAATCATCATTCCAACGTTTCCAACAAAGACTGTTCACAATCATTCCTTCACGCATGTAATGTCAAGGGCACTGGAGGCTCACTACATTGTTTTAAAGCAAAG ATTTCTACAGTTTACACAACATGCTGTACAAGTAGAAAATCAATGGAAAGAATATGCTAT GGAGTCTACAAAGGAGTATAGAGCTTTGGTGAAACGGAAGCGTGATCTTGAAAGACAAGTCATGGAGTTGAATGGATTAACTGCACCCAGAGGCTCAAATGTTGG GATAAAAACAGATTACCAAGAGGAAGTGGAAGCTCTCAAAAGGACCCAGCAGCTGCAGCAG GTCCGCGATTTGTGGTCAGGATTGACAGAGTTCTACTCAATGCAAGGGCCACAG AGAAGGATAATAGACTCAGTTCTTCAGGATGAAGCCAATAAATACAAAGTTGATGCTGCAGACATTCAACCAAGG GTTCCAGACTTGCTATTGAGAGATTGTGAAGAAGAGATTAGAAAG AGAAATATCCAAGATACTTACATCGGTGGAAAAGTTAATTTGTATAG TCTTCTTCAACTTTGGAACCTGTCACTGAGTAAGATCAAAGATCAGATCTGCCAAG ATCCTCTTCCCAGTTTTCATGATCAATCTGCTCCAGTGAAGTCAGCAATCCACACTCATCATGCTCATCTGACCAACACTATAGCCCTgag GGAAGCAATTGAGAGAACAATGCCAGCCATGAAAGAAACTGTGAACAAAATGAAGTCGCATTCTTACAAGACCGTTCAACAGCAAAGAAGCAGACTTGCTGAGGTTCCTATTTTGTTT AAACTTGGTCTTGTACCCCCATCTCCTCCTGTATCGTTTGCTGCAGCTGACACACCCGCTGCTGAGAGATTATCATCCTTTAACAAGTCTCTGAAAATGTCGCCAGATGCAG TATCCACCCCAGACGTCATTCAAGGTTGGACCAAATCTGCCAGAATAAAGAAGTTACATG ACCAAGAAGAAACTTCTGCAAACCATGCTAA GCCTGTGCATAAAATGCTTGAGCCCTCAAGACTTCCGCTACCAAAGCCACAAGTAGCTAAACAA TCTCGTGATAGTGCGCTTATAGCTTCCAAGTCAACTCAAAAGAAGAATAAGAAGAAGCCCCCTGCGCAGAGACACGCTGAGGAGAGCATACCTTATCCG CATTATGTTTCCCCGAGAACACAAGGAGGAAGGAATGAACCACTTAAAGTTCTTAAACCACAAGCACTTTTAGCAGAACAG ATAGCCGACGCTGTCGCCAAGGAAGATTCGACCTCCAGTTCATTGTCATCGTCAAATGCGTCATCTAGAGCCAGTACTCCCAAA CCCCAAGCATTGGTGGATCCTGTTGGTGCATTAG GGCAAGATGCTTTTCAGTCTCGAGATTTGATTCCAAGGACTCCGTCAAAAGCTCGTTATG ATCTAACCCAGGCTAGGACTGAACAAAAACCTGGTCACCTACTGGAAACAATTTTGGACGAATCCACGGTAACCACAACTCCTAGTTCAGTGCAAGAAAAGCCTCCAACAGAGCGTTCGCCTCAGGCAAATCTTAGCTGGTCTGATATCATCTGTAGACCAAGGTTACCTAGTACCTCGCAGAATAAGGAGTTGCTTTCTGCGCAAGATCCACCATCAGTACCAGTGGACGCAGTTGGAAGCCACTTTGATATTCATAACATCCCGGATGGTCAATACAGAAACTCTGTCTCTTTCCATCACTTATCAAATGGGACAACACCGGGAACAGTGAAAAAATATCTGTTTGAGGGTTCTTTCGAACAAGGCGACAGTTTGCGGCAACAGCCGCAAACTATTTCCTCTCATATGTTCCCACCAAGAACACCAAAGGCAGCTAGTGTTCCTCTGGTCACGGGGTCGTCACCACAACTTGATTTTTGGCTTCTCCCTCAGAGCAGTAATTTAAACCTCTCTGGACATAAAGATACACCAACCTCAGTTGGAATAGAGCGCCATGACGCAACATCTTTGAATGGCAACTCGCCTTTCAGTGGCCTCAGATTTCATGGAGGGATAAGTGCACAGTTTACAGGTCAAGGAGAAAAACCTACTCCAGAGGGAAGAGCGGGCGATGTCGAGCCAGTTCATTTAGAAAGTGGTAGTACATTGTACCCTACGGGTATTCCATGTGCAAATCCTCCAAACACAAGGGAGTCGGCTGAGAGGCTGAACGCGATCCAACAACCATGGATACAACGTGACCGTTGGGGATTGCATCAGAATTCATCCGCTAACCGTTCTGCAACCAAAAATTCTTTAAACCCAGTCGACCCTGCACTCACTGGAGGAAGCCCTTTGTTGCATCTTCATGTGACGGATGCAACGGACGTAACTGCCTCAGGCAAGAATCCTTTTGCCTCTTCCACCGAGGCGTCCTATGGTGAAGGTTTACATGTTCTAGATGGTACTTCGTCAGGTCTTCCTGAAACATTCTTGACTCCTGCAACTCATCCCACCCCCAACCATTCATTAGTTTCAAAACAAAGTGCGTTTGAAAATGCTTCATCCTCTTCGTATGACGTTGACACTTCCGCGCTCATCGAGAGACTCAACAAGATCAAGCTAAGGCAACAGTCAATTTCTTCACCTCATGACAAATTGTCAAGGTCTTTTGAGGCCTCAGAAGCAGCTACGGCTTCGGACACCTCACTTTTGGCCAGCAGATTGGATCAAATAAAGCAGGCTCGGAACAGCCAACAG GTCACTCCAGGAGCAAACGTCGATGGAGAGCTAAACACCAGTCGAGCTAGTGAGCCAGCTCTTCTCACACCGCTAACTCCAAGTAGTAGGAATACACCTTCAGAAGATGGCTCCAAGAATGAATCAGTAACTTTCTCATTTAGTTCTCCACCAGAGGTAACGAGTCTTCCAGAGTCGCCATCGTCACCTTTAGAAAGAAATTTTTTCTTGCAGTCACCGTTTAAAGACGGGGAAGTTTATACGGCCTCTTTGCAGAAAACACCCCCGTCACCTTTAATAGACACAAACGTGAATCTAAAGCTCGTTGAAGGCCTAAAGTGGGAGGAAACTACGCCAAATCTTCCACAGCGACTTGTATCTAAAACGGGTCCAACCTCGGGAGAAAAGAGCTCCACTGTACGATCAATTAACGGTGGGTTTCGTAGTCCTGTACTTGACATCACACCATCTTCACCCCCAAAGCAAGCCTACTGGAGTAGTGGATCAAATTACTCTCCTGTGATAATTGGTGGCGTTGGTGAACAAG TTGAACAAGGCGGATTACCGATTGTCGATCTCACGTCTCCGTATTCATATGGAG GATATTCGCCGAGTGATCCGCGGTCTTTGCGGCAAGATGTACTTCAGCCGCCTCTGGTTGGCCAGTTAATCAACCTCGAGTAA